The sequence below is a genomic window from Nostoc flagelliforme CCNUN1.
ATTTTTGCGATTAGGCAAAAAAAAGGTGTTTATCATTTAGGTTAGCTCTATGTCAATCCTGGTAAAGAAAGCAAAGGTATTGACTTCAACTACTCATCTTCGATCAGAACTGTAACAGCAGCGATCGCAATTAACATTTCATCATTTTTATCATTGAGTTCGGGAATCGCCCGCCCTTGAACTACCATTCCCCCAGCTTCTACGGTGAGGGTTTTTCTACCAAATGGGAGTACAGCGAGTACTTCTTCTTCCCTAACTTGTTCGGGGTATGGAACTGCTACCTGAACCTCTATAATCATTTCATTGGGGTGACTCAAACCAGCAACCTCCCAAACACCAGGTAAAGCATTGTGAGCGATCGCATTGCGTACTGCCCTAGATGCTGCTACTGTCGGTTCTTGTCCATGTTGATCTATTCCCATACCCATCTCGATAATCAACCGTTTACGCGCCATTGCTACCTCCGGTAAATCTTTCATATTTCACTAAAAAAGGCAAAAGCCAAAGATGACTGTACTTTGAGAGCCACATAAGTCATCGCACCCTTCTGCCTCCTGTCTTCTGAGGTGCTTCACACCATACGCTGCACGCGACTCAGACGCTCTGAGTAACTTTTCATCACCTTGAGGGCAAACATGGGTGTTTCCTGAACGGCAAAGAGAAACGCTTTCTCATCAACGAAAGCAAGTTTGCTATCCACCTTGGCAATAGCTGTGTAAGTTCTATTTTTTACTCCTACAAGTACCCCGACACCAAAAACTTCGCCTGTCTCAATGGTTTCTACAACCTTGCCATTGACTAATATATCCACTGTTCCTTCCAGAATCCCGTACATGTGTTCACCAGACTGTCCTTCTTCAAAGATGACTTGGCCTGCTGAAAATGCTTGAGGATTGGGTTGTTTTTGAAAGATACTGACTGTTACTACAGGACTTAGCATTTAGAGCAACCCCAAAATTCTTGGTTTTTAGACGAAATTTTTGGATAGCTTGACGCGAACCCACAAAAGTATACTACTTTCTGTTGATTAACTCTCAACCTCCGCAATATTCGTGATTAGTCCCTAATCGGCTAGAAACCTCTCCCTGGTTTTACTACGCAAAACCGTCCCTCTCCGAGTCGGAGAGGGAGAGACCTGAACGAAAATTCAGCTTTTTGCTCCTCTCTCCGCTCCGGAGAGGGGCTGGGGGAGAGGTCAAATAATATTTATCAAACTCACGTTCAGATAGCAAATTTTGGTTTTGATGCCATCTTCTATAATTAATAAAACCTGCACACCTAATTCTAGGCATGAGACTGTGACCGAATCAGGAAGTTACAAAGATACTGTAAACCTACCCAAGACTAATTTTGATATGCGGGCAAACGCCATCAAGCGTGAGCCTGAAATCCAAAAATTTTGGGAAGAAAATAAAATTTACGATCGCCTTTCCGAAAATAACCCTGGCGAATTATTTATACTGCACGATGGGCCTCCCTACGCTAATGGCTCGCTCCATATTGGTCATGCCTTAAATAAAATTCTCAAAGATATTATTAATCGCTACCAACTGCTAAAAGGGCGTAAAGTTCGCTACGTCCCTGGTTGGGATTGTCACGGTTTGCCAATTGAGTTGAAAGTTTTGCAGAACATGAAGTCAGCAGAACGGCAAAACTTAACATCTTTACAACTGCGGCAGAAAGCGGAAGAATTTGCTCTAACTACGGTAAACGACCAGCGCCAAAATTTTCAACGCTACGGTATTTGGGGTGATTGGAACCACCCTTATTTAACTCTGAAGCCGGAATATGAAGCAGCTCAAATTGGCGTGTTTGGTCAGATGTTCTTAAAAGGCTACATCTATCGCGGTTTGAAGCCGGTTCACTGGAGTCCGAGTTCTAAAACTGCTTTGGCTGAAGCTGAGTTGGAATATCCAGAAGGTCACGTTTCCCGCAGTATCTATGCAGCTTTTGCAGTTACAAGTTTGGCGGAAGCTGTAAAACCACTGTTGGCAGAATATCTGTCAGATTTGGGTGTGGCTATTTGGACAACTACACCTTGGACAATTCCGGGGAATTTGGCTGTAGCGGTGAATGCAGATTTGAATTATGCAGTGGTGGAAGTTTCCCACCCAGAAACGGAGGCGCAAAGTAATTTAAAATACCTAATCGTTGCTGCTGATTTAGTGGAACGTTTATCTTCAACGTTGGGAGTGGAGTTAACTGTAAAAGCCACGTTTAAGGGGAATGATTTAGAACATACTACTTACCGTCATCCTCTATTTGACCGGGAAAGTCCGATCGTTGTAGGTGGTGATTATATCACTACTGAGTCGGGTACTGGGTTGGTACATACTGCACCTGGTCATGGTCAAGAAGACTACATTGTTGGTCAGCGCTACGGTTTACCCATCCTTGCACCAGTGGATGACAATGGCAATTTTACCGAAGAAGCGGGAGAATTTGCTAGGTTAAATGTGCTGGGTGATGGGAATCAAGCGGTGATTGATGCACTGGCTGCGGCTGGTTCCTTGTTGAAAGAAGAAGCATATCCCCATAAATATCCTTATGATTGGCGGACGAAGAAACCAACGATTTTCCGGGCTACTGAACAATGGTTTGCTTCCGTGGAGGGATTTAGAGAAGAAGCGCTAAAGGCGATCGCCACGGTAAAATGGATTCCAGCCCAAGGTGAAAATCGCATCACGCCAATGGTCGCGGAACGTTCCGATTGGTGTATCTCTCGTCAGCGGAGTTGGGGTGTACCCATTCCCGTCTTCTACGATGAAGCCACAGGGGAAGTCCTGCTGAATGAGGAAATTATCAACCACGTTCAAGGAATTATCGCCCAAAAGGGTTCTGATGCTTGGTGGGAACTTTCAGTGGAGGAGTTATTACCCGAATCCTATCGTCAAAATGGTAAGTCTTACCGCAGAGGTACAGACACAATGGATGTATGGTTTGATTCTGGTTCATCTTGGGCATCTGTCGTCCAACAGCGTCCAGAGTTACGCTACCCTGCTGATATCTATTTGGAAGGTTCCGACCAACATCGCGGTTGGTTTCAGTCAAGTTTGCTTACCAGTGTAGCGGTAAATGACATTGCACCTTATAAAACTGTGCTAACTCACGGCTTCGCTTTGGACGAACAAGGCCGAAAGATGAGTAAGTCAGAAGGAAACGTGGTTGACCCAAATACAATCATTGAAGGCGGAAAAAATCAAAAAGTAGAACCGCCTTACGGTGCAGATATATTGAGATTGTGGGTATCATCAGTTGACTACTCCGGCGATGTCCGCATTGGCAAAAACATCATCAAGCAGATGAACGATGTCAGAGGCAAAATCCGCAATACGGCGCGGTTTTTGCTAGGTAGCTTGCATGATTTTGACCCGGAAAAAGATACAGTCCCCTTCGAGGAATTGCCAGAACTTGACCGTTATATGCTGCACCGCATCACTGAGGTATTTGAGGAAGTCACCGAAGCCTTTGAAAGTTTCCAATTCTTCCGCTTTTTCCAAACAGTGCAGAATTTCTGCGTGGTGGATTTATCCAACTTTTATTTAGATATTGCCAAAGATAGGCTGTACATCAGTGCAACCAATGCTTTCCGGCGTCGCAGTTGTCAAACGGTGCTGAAGATAGCAATAGATAATTTAGCACGAGCGATCGCACCAGTACTATCCCACACCGCCGAAGATATCTGGCAATATCTCCCTTATAAAACACCTTACAAATCGGTATTTGAAGCTGGTTGGGTACAGGTAGACCAAGAATGGCGTAATCCTGAATTAGCGGAATTTTGGTCAGCACTGCGACAACTACGCACCGATGTTAATAAGGTGTTAGAACAAGCCAGAATTGAAAAAATGATTGGTTCTTCTTTGGAAGCCAAAGCTTTGATTCATATACCTCACAAACAGTTAGGCGATGCTATCAAAGCCTTTAACCGAGTTAAGGGTAACGGGATTGACGAACTGCGGTATTTATTGCTGACTTCCCAGGTGGAATTATTAGATTCTGCTCAAGGGTTGCAAGGATTAGAATATACAGCGCAGACGGAAGACTGGGGAATTGGTGTGGTGAAAGCAGACGGGCAAAAATGCGATCGCTGTTGGAACTACTCTACGCATGTGGGAGAATCAGCAGAACATCCGCTAATTTGCGAACGATGCGTTGCAGCCCTAGCCGGAGAGTTCTAGTAAATATACGTCAGTTCAACAAACCTCTCCCTGCCTTGAACTAAAGCAGCACTTACGCACTGAAAACCTGAAACCTAGATCCCCCCTAACCCCCCTTAAAAAGGGGGCTTTTAGGTTTCCCCCGTTTTTAAGCTACGGTGTACACACAAGTCCTAGTAAACTACTAAGGGAATTACTACCTTAATAGCCCTGAATACACTTATTTCTTTCTCTGCCCCTGCCTCAAGAGCTTACCCATCTCACAAAATCGCATTACTCCCGTTCACCGTCACCTTTTCGACCCAAAAAACCAGCAAGATGGGCAATCAATCATCCGTATTGCTTGGCGTAGAGATGGTGGTATCTCCGGTGGAATAGGATTTTGATTGATAGTGGCACACAAGGACTGTGGTGCTTTTTATTTTTTATTTGTAAACACCCTCTTAAAGAATTGGTATTACTATATAGGACTAATAATTGATTTCTGAAAAAGCTCGGTACAGATCGAAAAGTCTAATTCCTTATTCCGTACTCCCCACTCCCCGCCCACGTAGATAATTTCAAAAATTAAATACGATATCCTATATCAGCCTTAACTAAACATTAAAAAGCTAACAATTCTACTCAGCATTACTAACAGTTTTTTGCTGTTGATAACGCAGTTTAAACTGCTGTTGCTGTATTCTATGATCCACAATAGGTTCAGGATAACCAACAGCATGACGTTCTAAAGATGGAATTTTACCAGTAACTAAATATTCTGTATCTACAGACCGCAATTCTGACACCCATTGCCGAATATATTCCCCCTCTGGATCAAATTTTTGTGTTTGACTGGCTGGGTTAAAAATCCGCACAGGTTTAGGGTCCATGCCACTAGAAGCGCTCCATTGCCAACCGCCATTATTGGCAGATAAATCACCGTCAATCAGGTGCTGCATAAAGTATTTTTCTCCCAATTGGGGATTAATTAGCAAGTCTTTGGTAAGGAAACTGGCGACAATCATTCGACAACGGTTGTGCATCCAGCCACTCTCATTCATCTGGCGCATTGCTGCATCTACAATGGGATAGCCAGTTCTCCCCTCGCACCAAGCTTGGAAGTGTTCATCGTTAGTTTGCCAAGGAAAGTTTTTAAAGGTGTCGCGGAAAGCACCATCAGCTAATTCGGGGAAGTTATACATTGCATGTTGATAAAACTCCCGCCAAGCTAATTCTTGTTGCCATGTGCGAATATTAACTGCTGTTTCTTCACTACGGCTGTTTTCTAGTGCTTCTATGGTGGCTTGCCAAACGGTGCGAATGCCAATTACGCCAAATTTTAAAGCTGCACTCAGTTGCGATGTTCCATCTACTGCGGGAAAATTTCGCTGTTCTTGGTATTCAGTAATCGCTTTAGCAGTAAATTCCTCTAGCCGTTCTTGCGCCGCCACCTCTCCCGGTGAAATAATCAATTCTCCATCCCAAATAAATCCTAAATCTTTGGCTGAAGGTAGCGTTAAGGCTCCTGCAAGTTTAGCAATTTCCTGTTCAGCTTCTGTTAAACCCTCAACATTTTGCAGAGTTTCTACTGGGTTGGCTTTTGGTTTGGTAATCCAATTTTTCCAAAAGGGGGTGTAAACCGTGTAAGGTTGATTGCTACCGGTGCGTAATTGCTCTGGGGAATTGAGAATTTGATCCCAGTTTTGGTTAAGAAACTGAATGCCTTTTTCTTTGAGGGCATTTATAACGGTGCGATCGCGTTCTTGCGAATAAGGTTCTACATCCCAATTCCAAAAGACAGCTTTGGCATTTATTGCTTCTGCTAAAGCTGGTATCGCTTGTACAGGATTGGCGTGGAGTATTAATAACTGGCTACCAACTTGAGCATATCGCTCTTGGAGTTTCTGCAAACAGCCAATCATATAAGTTACTTTTACAGGAGCAACATCATCCCGTTCCAGAAGATTCGGATCAAGGCAAAACACGCCCACCACTTTCGGACTCTGTTGTTTTGCCGCAGCCAGTCCCGTATTGTCAGAAATGCGTAAATCGCGCCGATGCCAAAACAGAATTAAGTCAGACATTCCCTGCTGTATATAGTTCACCCGTACTAGCTTAAATGCTAGTGGTATCAATGAACATCATTCTGGCGATAAATTTATTTTGTGGGTTGGCATTGGCAATTAGTTATTCCCCATTTCTTATTCTCCGGTTTGTCAGTCGGAATAGTGGCTTATTAGCTCAAAGTTGAGTATACTCTTCTTAAGAGTTAATTAGTCTTTTTGTCATGGCTAACCTACTACTTGATGACGGTACGATTGAGAGCGATTTAGGCGAAATAGCTCTTGAACTTGCCCTTCTTGGCATTCAACTCAGACACTACGACCCAGGAACATCGCTTCTCTTCCTCAATCTGCTAGACCAAGACGTTTTAACTGAGTCTGAGAAACGTTATTGTGTGGAACTCCATAACAGCGTTTTTGAATTTATTCAGCAAGAAAATGACGCTGTGTGGTGTGACTTGCTAAATGTGCATCCAGGTTCCTTTAACTAATTCGGCGGAATTCCCCGTCCCTCTACAGGGCGGGGATGGATAGCCGGGTGACGACGAAAACACCTCCGACTAATATCAACCTACGGTTGATTAGGACTCATGTAAAAATAACTTGAACAATTGGCCGAATGGTTAGAGTATCAGAATGTAACGGAATTAAAGCCTTATATGTCTGATAAGGCACTTCCAGAAAATAAAATGCCCAGCCGTATCAATAATATTTTTGGCACAACCGATATATCTAGGCGCTTTCGCCCTCAAGGCGAAAGCGACGGCTGGGCATTTTATTTGTTGGATCTCCCTAACCAGGTAGTGGAAAGCATTCAAGATAAGTATGATTCGTTATTGCCCTACTTAAACGAGAAAACACGGCGTATTTGGGCAGCAATCGAAGCCCGAAGCCTAGGACGGGGAGGTGTCAGTCAGGTTGCGATCGCAACTGGGCTATCCCGCACTACAATTCATGCAGGGATGCGTTTGCTGTCAGAACAAGATGGGGTAAAAACAGAGGATGACATTACTCGAATTCGTACTAATGGTGGTGGAAGAAAACTACTAGAAGAACAAGACGCAATGCTGCTATCAGATTTAGAATCACTAATTGAACCGATGACGTTAGGAGATCCAGAGTCTCCTCTAAAATGGACTTCTAAAAGTGTGGTGAAATTAGCAGGCACTCTAAATCGTGGGGGACATAGAATTAGCGCTAAAAGTGTTTACAACTTACTTGAATCCCTGGGCTACAGTTTACAATCGAATCGCAAAACCCGTGACGGCTCATCTCATCCGGACAGGGATGACCAGTTTTTACATATTGCCAACCAAGTTAAACATTTCCAATCGCAGAACGAACCTGTAATTTCAGTTGATACCAAGAAAAAAGAGTTAATCGGAAACTTTAAGAACCCTGGAACTGAATGGTGCCCATCTCAACAGCCAGTTGAGGTAAGGATGCATGACGAAAGTTGATCCCCAATTAGGTAAGGCAATTCCCTATGGAATTTATGACTTAACCTTGAATAAAGGATGGGTCAATGTTGGCATTGACCACGACACGGCGGAATTTGCAGTTGAGTCTATTCGTCATTGGTGGTACTCAATGGGAAAAGAACTGTATCCAAGTAGTGAGCATATAATGATTACGGCAGATTGCGGTGGTAGCAACAGTTATCGCTCCCGGCTATGGAAGTTAAAACTACAAGAATTTGCAAGTGAGATTGGCAAAAATATTCATGTGTGTCATTTTCCTCCCGGCACAAGTAAATGGAACAAAATTGAGCATCGTTTATTTTGCCACATTACGACTAACTGGCGAGGTAGACCTTTAACTAGTTTGCAAGTAGTGATTAATCTCATTCGTAATACTACCACTACACATGGATTAGAAGTTGAAGCTCGGTTAGATGAAAATCTCTATCAGACAGGAATTAAAGTCACAGTTCAACAACTTGATACCATTGCCATTGAGCGAAACTCTTTTCATGGTGAGTGGAACTATATTATCAAACCCCAAATTTCTCCCTAATTGTTCAAGTTATTTTTACATGATGCCTTAGGAAGTGGGGTGTTTGATAGCGGAGCGTTAGCGAGTCCGCGAGCGTCGAAGTCACCAATTATTTTATTTTAGTACTTTATCGCAATCTATATTTCTGGTAAAGTAAACAGATCAAGGAGGTGATGTCGAGTGCTATATTAAGGTTGTACAAGTCCGTTTATATCCATCAATTGAGCAACAAATTCAATTAGCACAAACTTTTGGGTGTGCTAGATGGTGGTGGAATTATGCATTAAATAAATCCATCGAAGCTTATAAAGAAACGGGTAAAGGGCTTGGACGATCAGCACTCAACGCATTTCTTCCTGCACTCAAAAAAGCCCAAGAGACTGTGTGGCTAGCCGATTGTTACAGCCAAGTTTTACAGGCTACGACGCTGAATCTAACAACAGCCTACAAAAACTTTTTTGAGAAACGTGCTGGATTTCCTAAATTCAAATCAAAACATGCTTTAGAGTCTATCCAATATCCTCAAAACGTCAAGATTGTAGATGGCAATGTCAAGTTCCCCGGCAATATCGGGATAGTCAAAGCCAAAATACACAGAGCAATTGAGGGGAAAGTCAAGACTGTTACTGTAAGCAAAACGCCTTCTGGTAAATATCTTGCATCCATCCTGACTGAAATAGAAGGTGAAAGCCCTATTACTTCAGAGGGTAAGATTTACGGTATTGATTTAGGGTTGAAACATTTTGCTGTTGTAACCGATGGCGCAAAGGTTTCCAAGTACGATAATCCTAAACACCTTGCCAAACACGAGAAAAATCTAAAACGTAAACAGAAAAAATTAGCACGTAAAGTTAAAGGGAGCAAGTCAAGAAATAGATATAGAAAAGTTGTTGCCAAAGTCTACGAGCGAGTTAGTAACTCAAGGCAAGATTTTTTACATAAACTTAGTTACAAGTTGGTCAGCGATAGCCAAGCTGTCATAGTAGAGAATCTTAATGTCAGGGGCATGGTTCGTAATCATAAATTGGCGAAATCAATATCTGATGTCGGGTGGGGAACATTCACCAATTTTCTAGCTTATAAACTAGAACGCAGAGGTGGAAAGTTCGTTGAGATTGATAGATGGTTCCCTAGTTCCAAACTCTGTCAAAAATGTTTCTATCAAATAGGTGAGATGCCATTAGATGTCCGTGAATGGACTTGTCCTGATTGCAATACTCATCATGATCGGGATGCGAACGCATCGACAAACATTAGAGCAGAGGGTATCAGAATGATAAAGGCGGAAGGTTCAGCCGTCTCTGCTGTAGGAGGGGAGGTAAGTCCTACTCTTGGGCGAAAGTCTAAGTTTAGGCACTCCCCCGTGATTACAGAAGCCCCACCCTCAGCTTTATGCAGGGTGGGGTAGTTCACTCTTCACCACCTGATAACAACCTACGACCGTTACCATACTCATCCTGCGGCGGGCTGCGCCTAGGGTGTTGACTCTAAGGGTTTTAAGGTGGTAAATTTTCATGCAAGAAGTACGTAGCTGCATAAAAGTTAATGCAAGAGTTTAAAAGCCCAACCAGCCGATTAGCAAGATTGTTTCGCAACGGTCGAGACAATTGGAAAGAGAGAGCTTTGGAAAAACAGAAAAAACTCAGAGCATTAGAAATAAAAGTCAGAGATTTATCAGCCTCACGAGACTATTGGAAAAGCAGAGCAAAAATTGCTGAATCAAAGCTACTCAAACAGAATATTGAGATAGAGGACGAAAAAAAAAGAGATAGTTACAAGCGCTCTAGCTAATTTGGAAACAAGTGGGCAGGCTCTTGCTCAGATAGCGAAGGGACATCATTATTCAGTCCAGGGCGGCCGCATCATGTCAATAAGCAAAGTCTATTCTCAATAGAGCGAAAAACAATGTCATTAACTCTTACTTATTGCGAAAATTTTAGGCGTTGGCGTAGCCCGCCGCAGGCATCGCTTTGGGGCTTAAAAAATAATCAAGCGCGAAATCCTGGTTTTTTCGTTGGTTCTTATTCTTCGTTGTGATCAAGAGTAATTTAGATGCGTTTGCCCTGTTATTCAGTCGAAACAATTTCATTTATCAGTACAACAAGTTATCAATTGTGGCAATAGTTTGCGAGGAGTTGAGAAAACTTTTGAGTTGTACGTTGATTTTTTCGAACACGGAACTCCAAGCTTTAGTAGTATTAGAAAATGGTTAGGACGAATTGGACTGTACGAACTCAATAGAAAAAAAGAATATCGGAGTGATTGGATCTTTATCGTTGATTTGACTGTAGAACTTGGAACAGAAAAAGCTTTAGTAGTGTTGGGAGTTTCACAACAACTGCTTGAAGAACAAGTTTTCCCTTTAAAGCGAAGATTAGGACATCAAGATGTCGAACTTCTGGCGTTAGAAATTATGTACTCAACTAAAGGAGAGTACATCGAGCAGAAACTCTCTGAGCTAACGAAAAAAGTTGGTCGTCCAGTACAAATAATAGCTGACCACGGTAGTGATATCCAAACCCGGATTTCTCACAAGCAGTAAAAAATCAATTTACATGGACTGATGTGAGGCTTTTTTTTGATACATCATCAATCAAAATTTCGGACGAAGATAAATTAAGTATAAAATCGCAGTTGTAAAGCTAAAATAGTTACTATTTTTTTCTTACCACTAAAATAAAAAGTATCGGCTCAATAAGCCGGGGGTAATGGTAACCGTAAGCGGGGAAGCGCCCTTAAAAATATCCGAAGATAAATTAATCGGTAAAGCCCAGATATGATATGAAATGAAAATCGACCGAT
It includes:
- a CDS encoding Lin0512 family protein, producing MARKRLIIEMGMGIDQHGQEPTVAASRAVRNAIAHNALPGVWEVAGLSHPNEMIIEVQVAVPYPEQVREEEVLAVLPFGRKTLTVEAGGMVVQGRAIPELNDKNDEMLIAIAAVTVLIEDE
- a CDS encoding Crp/Fnr family transcriptional regulator, with product MLSPVVTVSIFQKQPNPQAFSAGQVIFEEGQSGEHMYGILEGTVDILVNGKVVETIETGEVFGVGVLVGVKNRTYTAIAKVDSKLAFVDEKAFLFAVQETPMFALKVMKSYSERLSRVQRMV
- the ileS gene encoding isoleucine--tRNA ligase, coding for MTESGSYKDTVNLPKTNFDMRANAIKREPEIQKFWEENKIYDRLSENNPGELFILHDGPPYANGSLHIGHALNKILKDIINRYQLLKGRKVRYVPGWDCHGLPIELKVLQNMKSAERQNLTSLQLRQKAEEFALTTVNDQRQNFQRYGIWGDWNHPYLTLKPEYEAAQIGVFGQMFLKGYIYRGLKPVHWSPSSKTALAEAELEYPEGHVSRSIYAAFAVTSLAEAVKPLLAEYLSDLGVAIWTTTPWTIPGNLAVAVNADLNYAVVEVSHPETEAQSNLKYLIVAADLVERLSSTLGVELTVKATFKGNDLEHTTYRHPLFDRESPIVVGGDYITTESGTGLVHTAPGHGQEDYIVGQRYGLPILAPVDDNGNFTEEAGEFARLNVLGDGNQAVIDALAAAGSLLKEEAYPHKYPYDWRTKKPTIFRATEQWFASVEGFREEALKAIATVKWIPAQGENRITPMVAERSDWCISRQRSWGVPIPVFYDEATGEVLLNEEIINHVQGIIAQKGSDAWWELSVEELLPESYRQNGKSYRRGTDTMDVWFDSGSSWASVVQQRPELRYPADIYLEGSDQHRGWFQSSLLTSVAVNDIAPYKTVLTHGFALDEQGRKMSKSEGNVVDPNTIIEGGKNQKVEPPYGADILRLWVSSVDYSGDVRIGKNIIKQMNDVRGKIRNTARFLLGSLHDFDPEKDTVPFEELPELDRYMLHRITEVFEEVTEAFESFQFFRFFQTVQNFCVVDLSNFYLDIAKDRLYISATNAFRRRSCQTVLKIAIDNLARAIAPVLSHTAEDIWQYLPYKTPYKSVFEAGWVQVDQEWRNPELAEFWSALRQLRTDVNKVLEQARIEKMIGSSLEAKALIHIPHKQLGDAIKAFNRVKGNGIDELRYLLLTSQVELLDSAQGLQGLEYTAQTEDWGIGVVKADGQKCDRCWNYSTHVGESAEHPLICERCVAALAGEF
- a CDS encoding deoxyribodipyrimidine photo-lyase, 8-HDF type, with amino-acid sequence MSDLILFWHRRDLRISDNTGLAAAKQQSPKVVGVFCLDPNLLERDDVAPVKVTYMIGCLQKLQERYAQVGSQLLILHANPVQAIPALAEAINAKAVFWNWDVEPYSQERDRTVINALKEKGIQFLNQNWDQILNSPEQLRTGSNQPYTVYTPFWKNWITKPKANPVETLQNVEGLTEAEQEIAKLAGALTLPSAKDLGFIWDGELIISPGEVAAQERLEEFTAKAITEYQEQRNFPAVDGTSQLSAALKFGVIGIRTVWQATIEALENSRSEETAVNIRTWQQELAWREFYQHAMYNFPELADGAFRDTFKNFPWQTNDEHFQAWCEGRTGYPIVDAAMRQMNESGWMHNRCRMIVASFLTKDLLINPQLGEKYFMQHLIDGDLSANNGGWQWSASSGMDPKPVRIFNPASQTQKFDPEGEYIRQWVSELRSVDTEYLVTGKIPSLERHAVGYPEPIVDHRIQQQQFKLRYQQQKTVSNAE
- a CDS encoding ISAzo13 family transposase (programmed frameshift), with translation MDLPNQVVESIQDKYDSLLPYLNEKTRRIWAAIEARSLGRGGVSQVAIATGLSRTTIHAGMRLLSEQDGVKTEDDITRIRTNGGGRKLLEEQDAMLLSDLESLIEPMTLGDPESPLKWTSKSVVKLAGTLNRGGHRISAKSVYNLLESLGYSLQSNRKTRDGSSHPDRDDQFLHIANQVKHFQSQNEPVISVDTKKKELIGNFKNPGTEWCPSQQPVEVRMHDESDPQLGKAIPYGIYDLTLNKGWVNVGIDHDTAEFAVESIRHWWYSMGKELYPSSEHIMITADCGGSNSYRSRLWKLKLQEFASEIGKNIHVCHFPPGTSKWNKIEHRLFCHITTNWRGRPLTSLQVVINLIRNTTTTHGLEVEARLDENLYQTGIKVTVQQLDTIAIERNSFHGEWNYIIKPQISP
- a CDS encoding RNA-guided endonuclease InsQ/TnpB family protein — encoded protein: MKVVQVRLYPSIEQQIQLAQTFGCARWWWNYALNKSIEAYKETGKGLGRSALNAFLPALKKAQETVWLADCYSQVLQATTLNLTTAYKNFFEKRAGFPKFKSKHALESIQYPQNVKIVDGNVKFPGNIGIVKAKIHRAIEGKVKTVTVSKTPSGKYLASILTEIEGESPITSEGKIYGIDLGLKHFAVVTDGAKVSKYDNPKHLAKHEKNLKRKQKKLARKVKGSKSRNRYRKVVAKVYERVSNSRQDFLHKLSYKLVSDSQAVIVENLNVRGMVRNHKLAKSISDVGWGTFTNFLAYKLERRGGKFVEIDRWFPSSKLCQKCFYQIGEMPLDVREWTCPDCNTHHDRDANASTNIRAEGIRMIKAEGSAVSAVGGEVSPTLGRKSKFRHSPVITEAPPSALCRVG